In Janthinobacterium sp. B9-8, the genomic stretch TTGGCAAAAGCCTTGGTTGAGGGTGGTATATGTGTGCTTGAAGTGACTTTACGTACCGATGCAGCTTTGGCAGCAGTGCGCGCCATTGTTGATAACGTACCCGGCGCGATTGTTGGCGTAGGCACTGTAGTGCGCCCAGAGCAATTTGCTGAAGCAAAAGCTGCAGGCGCGGTATTTGCGGTGACGCCTGGCCTAACACCTAAGCTGGCTGCTGCGGCCCGTGCTGCCGATATCCAATTACTACCCGGTGTAATGACCCCATCTGAAGCAATCGCTGCTTTGGAAGAAGGTTTTGATGCCTTAAAACTATTCCCAGCTGAGCAGGCCGGTAGCATCGGCATGCTGAAAGCAATGGGCGGCCCATTGCCACAAATCTTATTCTGCCCAACTGGCGGTGTAAGCCCAGAATCTGCGCCTAAACTCTTGGCGATGCC encodes the following:
- the eda gene encoding bifunctional 4-hydroxy-2-oxoglutarate aldolase/2-dehydro-3-deoxy-phosphogluconate aldolase is translated as MQIREIMRSCPVMPVLVIEKVEHAVPLAKALVEGGICVLEVTLRTDAALAAVRAIVDNVPGAIVGVGTVVRPEQFAEAKAAGAVFAVTPGLTPKLAAAARAADIQLLPGVMTPSEAIAALEEGFDALKLFPAEQAGSIGMLKAMGGPLPQILFCPTGGVSPESAPKLLAMPNVGCVGGSWLAPKEMVAAGDWAGITALARAAAAFRK